A genome region from Populus alba chromosome 5, ASM523922v2, whole genome shotgun sequence includes the following:
- the LOC118051353 gene encoding probable E3 ubiquitin-protein ligase LUL4 isoform X1, producing the protein MGSASSRNRRNHRQNNHLHHRQNPQHPSLPSSSSSTTTTTTPIHQPPSFSNTNNTNNLYPQNSSIPCSNNSLTSTIPPPSSSPLAPPPHPPTPPLQQPQSYYFAANAPYSTPMIPTSSAYGSYSYHHPPPPPPPPPPFNNNGWGSYHYHQAGFMGPPLQPSTQVRHHNSGLVQPRRHVEYNQAKTIKNAVNVNKSSIKVFADENNLDSHLVSFTFDADVDGSITIFYFAKKGDNCTFVPVYPEIYTPRKIPFEKGAGQIFSQPSGTGIDLGFFELDQLSKPSPDEDIFPLVIFAEASSPSLSTSTSQELDKPLPTMSTHAQITEAVLVKNNEGHFQVKVAKQILWIDGIRYELREIFGIANSDGAGVDGETDSGKECIICMTEPKDTAVLPCRHMCLCSGCAEELRCRSDRCPICRQPIQELMEIKLILNKEPVDHRARVA; encoded by the exons ATGGGTTCCGCTTCCAGCAGAAACAGAAGAAACCACCGCCAAAACAACCACCTCCACCATCGTCAAAACCCACAACACCCTTCTCtaccttcctcctcctcctccaccaccaccaccaccaccccaaTTCACCAACCTCCCTCTTTCTCTAACACCAACAATACTAATAACCTCTACCCACAAAACAGTTCAATACCTTGTAGTAATAATTCCTTAACAAGTACTataccaccaccatcatcatcaccgTTAGCGCCACCTCCACATCCACCGACACCGCCTCTACAACAGCCACAAAGTTATTATTTTGCAGCGAATGCACCATACAGTACTCCTATGATTCCCACAAGTTCTGCTTACGGTTCTTATAGTTACCatcaccctcctcctcctcctcctcctcctcctcctttcaaTAATAATGGATGGGGGTCATATCATTATCATCAAGCTGGTTTCATGGGACCGCCACTGCAACCATCAACACAGGTGAGACATCATAATTCGGGACTGGTGCAGCCGCGGCGTCATGTGGAGTATAATCAAGCGAAGACAATCAAGAATGCTGTGAATGTGAATAAGTCTAGTATTAAAGTTTTCGCGGATGAGAATAATTTGGATTCTCACTTGGTTTCCTTCACTTTTGATGCTGATGTTGATGGCAG CATCaccatattttattttgcaaagaaaGGAGACAATTGTACATTTGTACCAGTTTACCCTGAAATCTATACGCCAAGGAAAATCCCCTTTGAGAAAGGAGCGGGCCAAATATTCTCACAGCCATCAGGAACCGGCATTGACCTAGGCTTTTTTGAATTGGATCAGCTATCAAAGCCCTCgcctgatgaagatatatttCCGCTTGTTATCTTTGCTGAAGCATCCTCACCTTCTCTCTCTACATCTACGAGTCAAGAGCTTGACAAGCCTTTGCCAACCATGTCTACTCATGCACAAATAACTGAAGCTGTCTTGGTGAAAAATAAcgaaggccattttcaagtaaaagtaGCCAAACAAATCTTATGGATTGATGGGATTCGTTACGAGTTGCGAGAGATCTTTGGCATCGCCAATTCTGATGGTGCTGGTGTTGATGGGGAGACTGATTCCGGAAAAGAATGCATTATTTGCATGACTGAGCCTAAGGATACTGCCGTTTTACCTTGTCGACATATG TGCTTGTGCAGCGGATGCGCCGAGGAGTTGAGGTGTCGATCAGATAGGTGTCCGATATGTCGCCAACCCATACAGGAACTTATGGAGATCAAG
- the LOC118051348 gene encoding DNA excision repair protein ERCC-1 has product MEREERGEEQNTNSSNQNKKVLIQIPSYQEVIESSQVKPTQTQESSLLKPSQTFSQAFSFIKNSEFYSPPPPPPSKSEHGPSSSATTSEKVSPSPLASAPAASFGGGVASSSVQNNQSRNAILVSHRQKGNPLLKHIRNVKWAFADVVCDYLLGQSSCALYLSLRYHLLHPDYLYYRIRELQKNCKLRVVLCHVDVEDVVKPLLEVTKTALLHDCTLLCAWSLEECGRYLETIKMYENKPADLIQGQMDTDYSSRLHHALTTVRRVNKTDVVTLGSTFGSLSNIMDASMEDLARCPGIGERKVKRLYDTFHEPFKRVVSSHPVVPQTPVQKDTEPSSVNEVAEMEMEEANANKRRKKEPELTVKSALSSAFAKCAANKLGNKKFQGEKVGETSTAIDLEAETGKTSG; this is encoded by the exons AAACCTACACAAACACAAGAATCTTCATTATTGAAGCCATCACAAACTTTCTCTCAAGCTTTCTCCTTTATTAAAAACTCTGAATTCtactctcctcctcctcctccaccttcaAAATCTGAACATGGGCCTAGTAGTTCTGCAACCACGAG TGAAAAGGTTTCACCATCTCCATTGGCATCAGCTCCTGCTGCTTCTTTTGGTGGTGGAGTGGCTTCATCTTCAGTGCAAAATAATCAGAGTCGCAATGCTATTCTTGTTAGTCATAGACAG AAGGGAAACCCCTTGCTTAAACATATTAGGAATGTAAAGTGGGCTTTTGCGGATGTTGTTTGTGACTATTTGCTTGGACAGAGCTCATGTGCTCTTTATCTAAG TCTTCGATATCATTTACTCCATCCAGACTACCTATATTACCGTATAAGAGAGCTACAAAAGAACTGCAAGCTTCGTGTTGTTCTATGCCATGTTGATGTG GAGGATGTAGTTAAGCCTTTACTTGAAGTCACAAAAACAGCTCTGCTTCATGATTGTACACTATTATGTGCTTGGAG CTTGGAGGAATGTGGTCGCTACTTGGAGACTATAAAAATGTATGAAAACAAGCCTGCAGACCTTATTCAGGGCCAAATGGATACTGACTATTCATCTCGG CTACACCATGCTCTCACAACTGTTCGACGTGTTAACAAGACAGATGTGGTAACACTTGGATCTACATTTGGG TCTCTTTCTAATATCATGGATGCATCCATGGAAGATCTAGCTCGTTGCCCGGGAATAGGAGAGCGCAAG GTGAAACGCTTGTATGATACTTTTCATGAACCATTCAAGCGTGTAGTTTCAAGCCACCCTGTTGTTCCACAGACCCCAGTCCAGAAAGACACTGAACCTTCCTCAGTCAATGAAGTTGCAGAAATGGAGATGGAAGAAGCAAATGCAAACAAACGTAGGAAGAAAGAACCAGAATTAACTGTCAAGTCAGCCCTATCTTCTGCATTTGCAAAGTGTGCTGCTAATAAATTGGGTAATAAGAAATTCCAAGGAGAAAAGGTCGGAGAAACAAGTACTGCCATTGACTTGGAAGCTGAAACTGGGAAAACCTCTGGTTAA
- the LOC118051351 gene encoding uncharacterized protein encodes MGDIEESVKQEKKVVFVTVGTTLFDALVRTVDTKEVKQELLRKGYTHLVIQIGRGSYTPAKSEGKDGSLAVDYFTFSPSIADHLRSASLVISHAGSGSIFETLRLGKPLIVVVNEDLMDNHQSELAEELAERKHLYCAHPQTLHQTMSDMNIESLLPYPPGDATAVAKLINKFLGFPDD; translated from the exons ATGGGAGATATTGAGGAGAGTGTGAAGCAAGAGAAGAAAGTGGTATTTGTAACCGTAGGAACAACATTGTTTGATGCTCTTGTGAGAACAGTGGATACCAAGGAAGTTAAACAAGAGTTATTAAGAAAAGGATATACCCACCTTGTTATTCAAATAGGTCGAGGATCCTACACTCCTGCCAAG AGTGAAGGAAAAGATGGATCTCTGGCTGTTGATTACTTCACTTTTTCACCAAGCATTGCAGACCATCTGAGATCAGCATCTCTTGTCATCAGCCATGCAG GGTCAGGGAGCATATTTGAAACTTTGCGGCTTGGTAAACCTCTAATTGTTGTGGTTAATGAAGATTTGATGGACAATCATCAAAGTGAACTTGCAGAAGAACTAGCAGAGAGGAAGCATTTATACTGTGCTCATCCTCAAACGCTTCATCAGACAATGTCTGATATGAATATTGAGTCCCTCCTTCCATACCCGCCAGGTGATGCCACAGCAGTTGCCAAGCTTATAAACAAGTTTCTAGGTTTCCCAGATGATTGA
- the LOC118051349 gene encoding probable serine/threonine-protein kinase PBL7, with product MEPSTTDEPAMSHGNHINKHHNLQSQIHDHHHGIGTLSSTSILIIIVSSISVVVVLTIFLIIAMLRRFKYSKDGGNCRDFSSCNTSKFIAHTTIRFTPSPDVKGGCLYGSNMGHKPPGKYKGVQVFTYKELEIATNKFSESNVTGNEGHGVVYRGTLSDGTVAAIKMLHRAGKQGERAFRIEVDLLSRLHSPYLVELLGYCADRNHRLLVFEFMPNGTLQQHLHHKQYRPLDWGTRLRIALDCARALEFLHELTIPAVIHRDFKCSNILLDQNFRAKVSDFGSAKMGSERINARNSMCLLSTTGYLAPEYASTGKLTTKSDVYSYGVVLLQLLTGRKPVDTKQPSGEHVLVSWALPRLTNRDKVVEMVDPAMQDQYSKKDLIQVAAIAAVCVQLEADYRPLMTDVVQSLIPLVKNLSSVSSSCSSRFMNQMLCSPRPM from the exons ATGGAACCTAGCACCACTGATGAACCTGCAATGTCACATGGAAACCATATCAATAAGCATCATAACTTGCAATCTCAAATCCATGATCACCATCATGGCATTGGCACCCTCTCTTCCACCTCTATTCTTATAATCATCGTATCATCCATTTCTGTTGTTGTAGTTCTCACTATCTTTCTGATTATTGCAATGCTTAGAAGATTCAAATATTCCAAAGACGGAGGCAACTGCAGAGACTTTAGCAGTTGCAACACTAGCAAGTTCATTGCTCATACCACCATAAGATTCACTCCAAGCCCAG ATGTCAAGGGCGGATGTCTGTATGGAAGCAATATGGGCCATAAGCCCCCAGGCAAATACAAAGGAGTCCAGGTTTTCACATACAAGGAGCTTGAAATCGCCACAAACAAATTCAGTGAATCAAATGTGACAGGGAATGAAGGGCATGGAGTGGTGTATAGAGGTACCCTAAGTGATGGAACTGTGGCAGCAATTAAGATGCTCCATAGAGCAGGGAAGCAAGGAGAGCGTGCATTCAGGATAGAG GTGGATTTGCTAAGCAGGTTGCACTCACCATACTTGGTGGAGCTACTTGGTTATTGTGCTGACCGGAACCACAGGCTCCTAGTATTTGAATTTATGCCTAACGGGACTCTTCAACAACATCTCCATCACAAGCAATATCGACCGTTGGATTGGGGGACACGATTGAGAATTGCCCTTGATTGTGCTAGGGCCCTGGAGTTCCTTCATGAGCTCACAATCCCAGCAGTAATCCATCGTGACTTCAAGTGTAGTAACATTTTACTAGACCAAAATTTTCGGGCTAAGGTTTCAGATTTCGGATCGGCTAAGATGGGCTCGGAAAGGATCAATGCTCGGAATTCGATGTGTTTGCTGAGTACCACTGGTTATCTAGCACCAGA GTATGCTTCAACAGGTAAGCTCACCACAAAATCAGATGTATACAGCTATGGAGTTGTTCTTTTACAGCTCTTAACTGGCCGTAAACCTGTTGATACCAAGCAGCCCTCTGGTGAACATGTCCTTGTCTCCTGG GCTCTTCCAAGGCTAACCAACAGAGATAAGGTAGTGGAGATGGTTGATCCAGCCATGCAAGACCAGTATTCAAAGAAGGACTTGATCCAG GTGGCTGCTATTGCAGCTGTGTGTGTGCAACTAGAAGCAGATTATAGGCCTCTCATGACAGATGTTGTGCAGTCTCTAATCCCTCTGGTCAAGAACCTCTCTTCTGTATCTTCCTCTTGTTCCTCTAGATTTATGAATCAGATGCTATGCAGTCCAAGGCCTATGTAG
- the LOC118051353 gene encoding probable E3 ubiquitin-protein ligase LUL4 isoform X2, with amino-acid sequence MGSASSRNRRNHRQNNHLHHRQNPQHPSLPSSSSSTTTTTTPIHQPPSFSNTNNTNNLYPQNSSIPCSNNSLTSTIPPPSSSPLAPPPHPPTPPLQQPQSYYFAANAPYSTPMIPTSSAYGSYSYHHPPPPPPPPPPFNNNGWGSYHYHQAGFMGPPLQPSTQVRHHNSGLVQPRRHVEYNQAKTIKNAVNVNKSSIKVFADENNLDSHLVSFTFDADVDGSITIFYFAKKGDNCTFVPVYPEIYTPRKIPFEKGAGQIFSQPSGTGIDLGFFELDQLSKPSPDEDIFPLVIFAEASSPSLSTSTSQELDKPLPTMSTHAQITEAVLVKNNEGHFQVKVAKQILWIDGIRYELREIFGIANSDGAGVDGETDSGKECIICMTEPKDTAVLPCRHMCLCSGCAEELRCRSDRCPICRQPIQELMEIKVNNSHPE; translated from the exons ATGGGTTCCGCTTCCAGCAGAAACAGAAGAAACCACCGCCAAAACAACCACCTCCACCATCGTCAAAACCCACAACACCCTTCTCtaccttcctcctcctcctccaccaccaccaccaccaccccaaTTCACCAACCTCCCTCTTTCTCTAACACCAACAATACTAATAACCTCTACCCACAAAACAGTTCAATACCTTGTAGTAATAATTCCTTAACAAGTACTataccaccaccatcatcatcaccgTTAGCGCCACCTCCACATCCACCGACACCGCCTCTACAACAGCCACAAAGTTATTATTTTGCAGCGAATGCACCATACAGTACTCCTATGATTCCCACAAGTTCTGCTTACGGTTCTTATAGTTACCatcaccctcctcctcctcctcctcctcctcctcctttcaaTAATAATGGATGGGGGTCATATCATTATCATCAAGCTGGTTTCATGGGACCGCCACTGCAACCATCAACACAGGTGAGACATCATAATTCGGGACTGGTGCAGCCGCGGCGTCATGTGGAGTATAATCAAGCGAAGACAATCAAGAATGCTGTGAATGTGAATAAGTCTAGTATTAAAGTTTTCGCGGATGAGAATAATTTGGATTCTCACTTGGTTTCCTTCACTTTTGATGCTGATGTTGATGGCAG CATCaccatattttattttgcaaagaaaGGAGACAATTGTACATTTGTACCAGTTTACCCTGAAATCTATACGCCAAGGAAAATCCCCTTTGAGAAAGGAGCGGGCCAAATATTCTCACAGCCATCAGGAACCGGCATTGACCTAGGCTTTTTTGAATTGGATCAGCTATCAAAGCCCTCgcctgatgaagatatatttCCGCTTGTTATCTTTGCTGAAGCATCCTCACCTTCTCTCTCTACATCTACGAGTCAAGAGCTTGACAAGCCTTTGCCAACCATGTCTACTCATGCACAAATAACTGAAGCTGTCTTGGTGAAAAATAAcgaaggccattttcaagtaaaagtaGCCAAACAAATCTTATGGATTGATGGGATTCGTTACGAGTTGCGAGAGATCTTTGGCATCGCCAATTCTGATGGTGCTGGTGTTGATGGGGAGACTGATTCCGGAAAAGAATGCATTATTTGCATGACTGAGCCTAAGGATACTGCCGTTTTACCTTGTCGACATATG TGCTTGTGCAGCGGATGCGCCGAGGAGTTGAGGTGTCGATCAGATAGGTGTCCGATATGTCGCCAACCCATACAGGAACTTATGGAGATCAAGGTTAATAATT